A stretch of Desulfotalea psychrophila LSv54 DNA encodes these proteins:
- the rpmH gene encoding 50S ribosomal protein L34 has protein sequence MSKRTFQPSNIKRSRTHGFRARMSTRAGRAILNARRAKGRKRLSA, from the coding sequence ATGAGTAAAAGAACTTTTCAGCCAAGTAACATCAAGCGTAGTCGTACCCATGGTTTTCGTGCGCGTATGAGCACCCGTGCCGGTCGTGCAATTCTTAACGCTCGCAGAGCTAAAGGACGTAAGAGACTTTCTGCATAA
- the rnpA gene encoding ribonuclease P protein component translates to MQFLTLAELKDVRDFLHNLERYRLPKTAFVRKGWEYDAVYRGGRRLHGVGFTIIYLLNSTENNRLGISVHRKLRGAVKRNRIKRIIRECFRLHRDIFPQKADIVFAVRPGFALSSPEQIRQAVGSLCGTPCGVCNEKA, encoded by the coding sequence GTGCAATTCTTAACGCTCGCAGAGCTAAAGGACGTAAGAGACTTTCTGCATAATTTGGAAAGGTATCGGCTTCCAAAGACTGCCTTTGTTCGTAAAGGGTGGGAGTATGATGCGGTATATCGTGGAGGACGTCGCCTGCATGGCGTTGGTTTCACCATTATTTACCTGCTGAACTCGACGGAGAATAATAGGTTAGGGATAAGCGTTCACCGTAAGCTTCGGGGAGCCGTTAAGCGCAATCGGATTAAGAGAATAATTCGGGAGTGTTTTAGGTTACATCGTGATATCTTTCCTCAAAAAGCAGATATAGTTTTTGCTGTTCGTCCTGGGTTTGCTCTCTCTTCACCCGAACAGATTCGACAGGCAGTTGGGTCTCTTTGTGGTACTCCCTGTGGTGTATGCAATGAAAAAGCCTAA
- the mnmE gene encoding tRNA uridine-5-carboxymethylaminomethyl(34) synthesis GTPase MnmE, whose amino-acid sequence MAVFPRVVRKIIEINKTMAISYADNETIAAISTPMGTGGIGVIRISGKESLTILQTIFRPHNDSCSYRSHQMYYGQIVAADGHQLDEVLVVYMRAPKTYTCEDIVEIHCHGNFLVLQNVLELVIEKGASLAEPGEFTKRAFFNGRIDLTKAEAVIDVLSAKTRKGVDVAQEQLAGSLYRRIEPIRNALVHMRALFEVAIDFPDQSHDIVDYEQIDLQLKTEVIAPVKELLAGVDRGRIYRQGISMVIAGRPNVGKSSLLNAVLQEERALVTSIAGTTRDSIEEMVDILGMPVRIVDTAGIRRQAGEVEALGIQRAKDLINSADLVLFMVDGSRQLDQSDLELYEDIAHKPMIAVINKLDLLAEDGTAAAALLDFVPASVPRLAISAREGEGLEALKQAIFTVVTGSDTPWDEEGCAPNLRHKKSLEATLIAAERMVDDLAQGMGSSDLLSIDMQECLDQLGDIIGITTTDDVFDVIFSEFCLGK is encoded by the coding sequence ATGGCTGTATTTCCCAGGGTGGTTCGAAAAATTATAGAGATCAATAAGACCATGGCTATATCCTACGCTGATAATGAAACTATTGCTGCTATTTCAACTCCTATGGGTACCGGAGGCATTGGGGTCATCCGCATAAGCGGCAAAGAGTCTCTGACCATTCTCCAGACAATTTTTCGTCCCCATAATGACTCCTGCAGTTACCGTAGTCATCAAATGTATTATGGGCAGATCGTGGCAGCCGATGGCCATCAGTTGGATGAGGTTTTGGTCGTCTATATGCGGGCTCCCAAGACATATACCTGTGAAGACATTGTCGAGATACACTGTCATGGTAATTTTCTTGTCCTGCAAAATGTTCTGGAGCTGGTTATCGAGAAGGGGGCAAGTCTGGCTGAGCCCGGTGAGTTTACCAAGAGGGCCTTTTTTAATGGCCGGATTGATCTGACCAAGGCCGAGGCTGTTATTGATGTTCTCTCAGCCAAGACCCGTAAGGGAGTAGATGTGGCTCAGGAGCAGCTGGCAGGTTCCCTCTATCGTCGTATCGAGCCGATCCGTAACGCCCTGGTCCATATGCGTGCCCTCTTTGAGGTGGCTATTGATTTCCCTGATCAATCCCATGACATTGTTGACTATGAGCAGATAGATCTGCAGCTGAAGACAGAGGTGATTGCCCCTGTTAAGGAACTCTTGGCTGGGGTGGATAGGGGCCGGATATATCGTCAGGGGATTTCCATGGTTATCGCCGGTCGACCCAATGTCGGCAAGTCCAGTCTGCTTAATGCGGTTCTCCAAGAGGAGCGGGCCCTGGTTACCTCCATTGCCGGCACCACCAGAGACTCCATTGAAGAGATGGTGGATATCCTCGGGATGCCTGTTCGTATTGTCGATACGGCAGGAATACGCCGGCAGGCGGGAGAGGTGGAGGCCCTGGGCATTCAGCGGGCCAAGGATCTGATTAATAGTGCCGACCTCGTCCTCTTCATGGTCGATGGTTCTCGGCAGCTTGATCAGTCTGATCTTGAACTCTATGAAGACATTGCTCATAAGCCGATGATTGCCGTGATCAATAAGCTGGATCTTCTGGCCGAGGATGGCACTGCAGCTGCGGCTCTGCTTGACTTTGTCCCTGCATCTGTCCCCCGCCTGGCCATTTCAGCGAGGGAAGGTGAGGGGCTAGAGGCACTTAAGCAGGCAATTTTTACCGTGGTAACTGGTAGTGATACCCCTTGGGACGAAGAGGGCTGTGCCCCTAACCTGCGTCATAAAAAATCACTGGAGGCAACTCTCATTGCTGCCGAGCGCATGGTCGACGATCTGGCTCAGGGCATGGGGAGTTCCGACCTCCTCTCCATTGATATGCAGGAGTGTCTTGACCAGCTGGGCGACATCATCGGCATCACCACCACCGACGATGTCTTTGACGTCATCTTCTCTGAATTCTGTCTTGGCAAATAA
- the elbB gene encoding isoprenoid biosynthesis glyoxalase ElbB: MKKHKIAVILSGCGHLDGSEIHEATMSLWAIHSHGCDYHCFAPDIDQLHVINHLNGEETGESRNVLVESARIARGKISDLNQFKAEDYDALIIPGGFGAAKNLSDYFSAGVNCQVNPEVKKAIIDMHQAKKPIGALCIAPMLLARLISGVEITLGQDPISHQNAEKMGASTQTTDHGQIVIDRKNLVVSTPCYMLDARVDQIGAGADALMTEIVEMME; the protein is encoded by the coding sequence ATGAAAAAACACAAAATTGCAGTAATTCTCTCTGGATGTGGTCACCTTGATGGCTCTGAGATCCACGAGGCAACCATGAGCCTCTGGGCCATTCACAGCCATGGCTGTGACTACCACTGTTTTGCCCCCGATATAGATCAGCTCCATGTGATCAATCATCTGAATGGTGAGGAGACGGGCGAGAGCAGAAATGTATTGGTGGAGTCTGCCCGCATTGCCCGGGGCAAGATCAGTGATCTTAACCAGTTCAAGGCGGAAGACTACGACGCCCTCATCATCCCCGGAGGCTTTGGCGCCGCCAAAAACCTCTCGGACTATTTTAGTGCAGGAGTGAACTGTCAGGTTAACCCCGAGGTGAAAAAGGCAATTATCGACATGCACCAGGCAAAAAAGCCCATCGGTGCCCTCTGCATTGCCCCCATGCTTCTGGCCAGACTCATCTCCGGAGTAGAGATAACCCTCGGCCAAGATCCTATCTCGCACCAAAATGCCGAGAAGATGGGAGCCTCGACCCAAACAACGGATCATGGTCAGATCGTAATAGATAGAAAGAACCTGGTGGTAAGCACCCCCTGCTATATGCTCGATGCCCGGGTTGACCAGATTGGGGCGGGGGCAGATGCTTTAATGACGGAAATAGTGGAAATGATGGAGTAG
- a CDS encoding Jag family protein, giving the protein MAFGKKEEHDFYGKEVTDAIKKACETFAVPQEELDIEIVFTGSAGIFGLIRKKAHIRAFVKQAEKETAPVVEEEVLVKSAPPARKEVVASALAPNKEEAYDRNNLPTEVSDESIALIEQETLKVIELMKFTAVVKATAEAGTVRCVITTDFEDELTGQDGKTLDSLQYIIRKIVVKRVEDRLRINLDVNDFRTRRLEELKQRAVELASKVKEDGKTQVITSLNPSERRAIHMILQEDKEIRSRSIGDGLFKKILIYKPGNGNRGGRKRYSPGRKDRTGKSETPVSDES; this is encoded by the coding sequence ATGGCTTTTGGAAAAAAAGAAGAGCATGATTTTTATGGTAAAGAAGTCACCGATGCAATCAAAAAGGCCTGTGAGACCTTTGCTGTTCCCCAAGAGGAATTGGATATAGAGATTGTCTTTACCGGTTCCGCTGGTATCTTTGGTCTTATCCGCAAGAAGGCGCATATTCGTGCTTTTGTTAAGCAGGCAGAAAAAGAAACAGCCCCCGTTGTAGAAGAAGAGGTGCTTGTTAAATCTGCCCCTCCTGCCCGGAAAGAGGTTGTTGCATCGGCTCTTGCTCCGAATAAAGAAGAGGCCTACGATAGGAATAATCTTCCCACCGAAGTCAGCGATGAGAGTATTGCCCTGATAGAGCAGGAAACGCTTAAGGTCATTGAGTTGATGAAGTTTACTGCCGTGGTTAAGGCCACTGCCGAGGCGGGAACCGTTCGTTGTGTGATAACTACTGATTTCGAGGATGAGCTGACCGGACAGGATGGTAAAACACTTGATAGTCTTCAGTATATTATTCGTAAGATCGTGGTGAAGAGGGTTGAGGACAGGCTGCGAATTAATCTTGATGTTAATGATTTTCGTACCCGTCGCCTTGAAGAGCTGAAACAGCGGGCTGTAGAGCTTGCATCCAAGGTCAAAGAAGATGGTAAGACCCAGGTGATCACCTCTCTGAATCCCTCTGAACGCCGAGCTATTCATATGATATTGCAGGAAGATAAGGAGATTCGCAGTCGCTCCATTGGCGATGGCCTCTTTAAGAAAATTCTTATCTATAAGCCAGGTAATGGCAATCGTGGCGGGCGTAAGCGTTATAGCCCCGGTCGTAAGGATCGTACTGGCAAGAGTGAGACGCCGGTAAGCGACGAATCCTAA
- a CDS encoding class I SAM-dependent methyltransferase codes for MTKKNSPSCYQDIDWKLLHANACKEKAWKSKKARDWDKKAPSFSKSAKESNYSSLFLSHLPLETGMTVLDIGAGSGTLALPIAKKVQRVTAIDYSQGMLDQLQSEAAAAGIDNIETICCAWQDDWQSKNIVAHDIAIASRSLGVDDLQKALIKLNSYASKYVFLTDRINPTPFDSHAFKIIGRPFHSGPDYIYTLNMLYSMGIHPCVNILEFDSLKKYDSLEAAVQSYQWMFHEMNTREEDLLRDYLRTRIIAQDKNEITVKPATPHRWALIWWSTAHSDL; via the coding sequence ATGACAAAGAAAAACTCTCCCAGCTGTTACCAGGATATTGACTGGAAGTTACTCCATGCCAACGCCTGCAAGGAAAAGGCATGGAAAAGCAAAAAAGCACGTGACTGGGACAAAAAAGCACCATCTTTTTCTAAAAGCGCTAAAGAGAGCAACTACAGCTCTCTCTTCCTCTCCCATCTTCCCCTGGAAACAGGAATGACGGTACTCGACATAGGAGCGGGCTCTGGAACCCTGGCCCTGCCCATTGCCAAGAAGGTTCAAAGAGTTACCGCCATTGACTACTCGCAGGGAATGTTAGATCAACTGCAGAGCGAGGCTGCTGCTGCCGGTATCGACAACATAGAGACTATTTGCTGTGCATGGCAGGACGATTGGCAGAGTAAAAATATCGTAGCCCACGACATTGCCATTGCCTCCAGATCCCTCGGGGTGGATGACCTGCAGAAAGCCCTTATCAAACTCAACAGTTACGCTAGTAAATACGTCTTCCTCACCGATAGAATTAACCCGACCCCCTTTGACAGCCATGCATTTAAAATCATCGGCAGGCCTTTCCATTCCGGCCCGGACTACATATATACTTTAAACATGCTCTACAGCATGGGCATCCATCCCTGCGTCAATATCCTCGAGTTTGACAGCCTGAAGAAATACGACTCACTGGAGGCGGCGGTGCAATCCTACCAGTGGATGTTCCATGAGATGAACACCAGAGAAGAGGACCTTCTCCGGGACTACCTGCGCACCAGAATTATTGCCCAGGACAAAAACGAAATAACAGTAAAGCCCGCAACTCCACACAGGTGGGCCCTGATATGGTGGTCAACCGCACACAGTGACCTATGA
- the yidC gene encoding membrane protein insertase YidC, producing METKRALLAIVISFAILFGYQYFFPGLDQPVQTTSETQTTVNGTSAKQAGAIQEITAPVIPVVASAKYDRVPRDIVVDTDLYTATISEAGGALKSFVLKEQKETNAEDSPGMQLVNNSKTDGYPLTFSWGGAAPSNLLYTSQDSEVRFGSNGKARLIMTAKSSTGLVIERVYTFDKKTYLFDLDVRVVNQSGQALQGSAQLHQVSVPYESTEDNPAARFLFMGPVVYADGELTEIDPKDLEDGPQSFMGDIQWLGYESRYFMSMIVPYGLDGQTFTTSGGADLTKSFIAGGLDTLAAGAEKEYKYHVLYGPKKVEMLKSAGYDLDKAVNFGWFDIIAKPTLWLLNFFHSFTHNYGIAIILVTIMFKGIFWPITQKGMKSMKNMQKLQPKMAALKEKHKDDPTRMNKEVMSLYKAYKVNPLGGCLPMVLQIPVFFALYKVLLLSIELRHAPFMFWITDLSAPDRLWIGFNLPYLGGLPVLTLLMGASMFLQQKFSPTTADPTQAKIMMFLPVVFTFMFLNFASGLVLYWFVNNLLSILQQVLINRDVKHKTATA from the coding sequence ATGGAAACCAAAAGAGCCCTTCTTGCGATTGTTATCTCGTTTGCCATTCTATTTGGCTATCAGTATTTCTTTCCTGGTCTTGATCAGCCAGTCCAAACTACTTCAGAAACTCAGACCACTGTAAATGGTACTTCTGCAAAACAGGCAGGAGCTATACAAGAAATTACTGCTCCAGTTATTCCCGTTGTCGCCTCCGCAAAATACGATCGTGTTCCACGTGATATCGTTGTTGATACAGATCTCTATACCGCAACAATTAGTGAAGCCGGCGGTGCTCTGAAAAGCTTTGTCCTGAAAGAGCAAAAAGAGACCAATGCTGAAGATTCTCCAGGTATGCAACTGGTTAACAATAGCAAGACGGATGGCTATCCTTTGACGTTCTCCTGGGGTGGTGCCGCTCCTTCTAACCTGCTCTATACCAGCCAGGATAGCGAGGTACGTTTTGGTAGCAACGGTAAGGCCCGCCTTATTATGACTGCCAAATCATCTACTGGACTTGTTATTGAAAGGGTTTATACCTTTGATAAAAAGACCTATCTCTTTGATCTCGATGTTCGTGTTGTTAATCAGTCGGGTCAGGCCCTGCAGGGATCTGCCCAGCTCCATCAGGTAAGTGTTCCCTATGAGTCAACCGAAGATAATCCTGCCGCTCGCTTTCTCTTTATGGGCCCTGTTGTCTATGCAGATGGTGAGCTTACAGAGATAGACCCTAAAGACCTCGAGGATGGTCCTCAGTCTTTTATGGGTGATATCCAGTGGCTTGGTTATGAGAGCCGCTATTTCATGTCAATGATTGTTCCCTATGGCCTTGATGGTCAAACCTTCACCACTTCCGGTGGTGCTGATCTGACCAAATCCTTCATTGCCGGCGGTTTGGATACCTTGGCAGCAGGGGCTGAAAAAGAGTATAAATACCACGTTCTCTATGGACCGAAAAAAGTAGAGATGCTTAAGAGTGCAGGCTATGATCTTGATAAGGCCGTGAACTTTGGCTGGTTTGATATCATTGCCAAACCCACTCTCTGGTTGCTCAACTTCTTTCATAGCTTTACCCATAACTACGGTATCGCAATTATCCTTGTAACCATCATGTTCAAGGGCATTTTCTGGCCAATTACCCAAAAGGGTATGAAGTCCATGAAAAACATGCAAAAATTGCAACCTAAGATGGCTGCTCTTAAGGAGAAGCATAAGGACGATCCAACCAGGATGAACAAAGAGGTGATGAGTCTCTATAAGGCGTATAAGGTGAATCCTTTGGGCGGTTGTTTACCCATGGTCCTGCAGATTCCTGTCTTCTTTGCCCTCTATAAGGTACTCCTGCTCTCCATCGAGCTTCGCCATGCCCCTTTTATGTTCTGGATCACCGACCTCTCTGCTCCTGATCGTCTCTGGATTGGTTTTAACCTGCCATACCTTGGCGGTTTGCCGGTGTTGACCCTGTTGATGGGTGCCTCCATGTTTCTTCAGCAGAAGTTTAGTCCGACAACTGCCGATCCGACCCAGGCAAAGATTATGATGTTTCTCCCTGTTGTTTTTACCTTCATGTTCTTGAACTTCGCCTCGGGCCTTGTTCTCTACTGGTTTGTGAATAATCTGTTATCTATCCTGCAACAGGTTCTCATTAATCGGGATGTGAAGCATAAAACCGCTACTGCCTAA
- a CDS encoding M55 family metallopeptidase, with the protein MKKIYISADIEGICGVTDWGETELGSATHEEFRRQMTCEVAAACEGAIEAGVEEILVQDAHDSARNILAADLPPKVQLIRGWAGHPYCMLQSLDSSYDAVLFIGYHCAGGRVGNPLAHTMTNDKAYWLKLNGEFVSEFYLNSLIACRENVPVLFLSGDAEVCAEANQLSSSIATLASKEGMGASTINRHPSEICAETRRLVAEVLKRGAPGSLTMPQTFTLEICYSGHALAYRNSFYPGATLVDGNRLLFATQDYFEVLRFIHFVL; encoded by the coding sequence ATGAAAAAGATATATATAAGTGCCGATATAGAGGGTATTTGCGGGGTGACTGATTGGGGCGAAACAGAACTTGGCTCAGCCACCCATGAGGAGTTTCGCAGGCAGATGACCTGTGAAGTGGCCGCCGCCTGTGAGGGTGCCATAGAGGCCGGGGTAGAGGAGATACTGGTGCAGGATGCCCACGACAGTGCCCGTAATATCCTGGCCGCAGATCTGCCGCCGAAGGTGCAGCTGATCCGGGGTTGGGCGGGGCATCCCTACTGCATGTTACAGAGTCTTGACTCTTCCTATGATGCCGTCCTCTTTATTGGTTATCACTGCGCAGGGGGTCGGGTTGGTAATCCTCTGGCCCATACCATGACCAATGATAAGGCTTATTGGCTCAAGTTAAATGGAGAGTTTGTTTCTGAATTTTATCTTAATAGCCTCATTGCCTGCCGGGAGAATGTGCCGGTGCTCTTTCTCTCAGGCGATGCCGAGGTCTGTGCCGAGGCCAACCAACTCTCCTCCTCCATCGCGACCCTGGCCAGCAAAGAGGGTATGGGGGCCTCCACCATCAACCGTCATCCCTCTGAGATCTGTGCAGAGACCAGAAGGTTGGTTGCCGAGGTCCTGAAGAGGGGGGCGCCAGGGAGCCTGACCATGCCCCAGACCTTTACGCTGGAGATTTGCTATAGCGGCCATGCCCTTGCCTATAGGAACTCCTTCTATCCCGGGGCGACTCTGGTGGATGGTAATCGGCTCCTCTTTGCCACCCAGGACTATTTTGAGGTGCTGCGTTTTATCCATTTTGTTCTGTAG
- a CDS encoding IS1-like element IS1A family transposase (programmed frameshift), with protein MASVSISCPSCSATDGVVRNGKSTAGHQRYLCSHCRKTWQLQFTYTASQPGTHQKIIDMAMNGVGCRATARIMGVGLNTILRHFKKLRPQSVTSRIQPGSDVIVCAEMDEQWGYVGAKSRQRWLFYAYDSLRKTVVAHVFGERTMATLGRLMSLLSPFDVVIWMTDGWPLYESRLKGKLHVISKRYTQRIERHNLNLRQHLARLGRKSLSFSKSVELHDKVIGHYLNIKHYQ; from the exons GTGGCTTCTGTTTCTATCAGCTGTCCCTCCTGTTCAGCTACTGACGGGGTGGTGCGTAACGGCAAAAGCACCGCCGGACATCAGCGCTATCTCTGCTCTCACTGCCGTAAAACATGGCAACTGCAGTTCACTTACACCGCTTCTCAACCCGGTACGCACCAGAAAATCATTGATATGGCCATGAATGGCGTTGGATGCCGGGCAACAGCCCGCATTATGGGCGTTGGCCTCAACACGATTTTACGTCACT TTAAAAAACTCAGGCCGCAGTCGGTAACCTCGCGCATACAGCCGGGCAGTGACGTCATCGTCTGCGCGGAAATGGACGAACAGTGGGGCTATGTCGGGGCTAAATCGCGCCAGCGCTGGCTGTTTTACGCGTATGACAGTCTCCGGAAGACGGTTGTTGCGCACGTATTCGGTGAACGCACTATGGCGACGCTGGGGCGTCTTATGAGCCTGCTGTCACCCTTTGACGTGGTGATATGGATGACGGATGGCTGGCCGCTGTATGAATCCCGCCTGAAGGGAAAGCTGCACGTAATCAGCAAGCGATATACGCAGCGAATTGAGCGGCATAACCTGAATCTGAGGCAGCACCTGGCACGGCTGGGACGGAAGTCGCTGTCGTTCTCAAAATCGGTGGAGCTGCATGACAAAGTCATCGGGCATTATCTGAACATAAAACACTATCAATAA
- a CDS encoding molybdopterin molybdotransferase MoeA, whose protein sequence is MNLLDILHSELNPVPVSQEIVPLIEAGGRVVSEDIRARIPLPSYDQSSRDGFALASLSEMGASYRLLEFEAFAGNSETISLRAGEACAVMTGGLIPLGASRVVPKEHCAPMADTLQLDLAAMGLPPFIQRVGEEVGLHEIIIKRGELVQAEDLGLLASTGNGQIPVYRRPRVGFFATGTELLELGQAPVAGMKFASNHYMLAELCSLYGSEGHNMGRVSDRGEVLTKLFSEIVEGDLDLVISTGGMGPGRYDLLEESFVAAGGRLVVNSLPMLPGRSTLVGWLGTTLFYGLPGTPRAIRPLFTELISRSLLAMQGLLENAPVQIEARLIRDCRLRRADVPSLQGGKLSYQDGRVWVERVARTGSPDCFMLVPAGSDCLEANSSVRVHLTRSPFSR, encoded by the coding sequence ATGAACCTTCTTGATATCCTTCACTCAGAACTCAACCCTGTCCCGGTCAGTCAGGAAATTGTACCTTTAATAGAGGCCGGTGGCCGGGTTGTCTCTGAAGATATTCGGGCCCGGATTCCCCTGCCTAGCTATGATCAGTCCAGTCGGGATGGTTTTGCTCTTGCCTCTCTTTCGGAAATGGGCGCTAGCTATCGACTCCTGGAGTTTGAGGCCTTTGCTGGCAATAGCGAGACGATTTCGCTTCGGGCCGGAGAGGCCTGTGCGGTGATGACCGGTGGCCTGATACCTCTTGGTGCCTCCCGAGTGGTGCCTAAGGAGCACTGTGCTCCCATGGCTGATACTCTTCAGCTTGATCTGGCGGCCATGGGCCTGCCTCCCTTTATCCAGAGGGTGGGGGAGGAGGTCGGCCTGCATGAGATAATTATTAAGAGGGGAGAACTTGTCCAGGCCGAAGATCTGGGGCTCTTGGCCAGCACCGGTAATGGGCAGATTCCTGTTTACAGGCGACCAAGGGTGGGCTTTTTTGCCACCGGCACCGAATTGCTTGAGTTGGGGCAGGCACCTGTCGCTGGTATGAAGTTTGCCTCAAATCATTATATGCTTGCCGAACTCTGCAGTCTCTATGGCAGTGAGGGGCACAATATGGGAAGGGTGTCCGACAGGGGGGAGGTACTTACCAAGCTCTTCTCGGAGATAGTCGAGGGGGATCTTGATCTGGTCATAAGTACCGGCGGTATGGGGCCCGGTCGTTATGATCTGCTTGAGGAGAGCTTTGTTGCAGCCGGTGGCAGACTGGTGGTGAACTCTCTGCCCATGCTGCCCGGTAGATCAACCTTGGTCGGCTGGCTTGGTACGACCCTCTTCTATGGCCTCCCCGGTACCCCTCGGGCAATTCGTCCCCTCTTCACCGAGCTCATCTCCCGTTCCCTGCTTGCCATGCAGGGGCTGCTGGAAAATGCTCCCGTGCAGATAGAGGCTCGTCTTATTCGGGACTGTCGCCTGCGCAGGGCAGATGTTCCCAGTCTACAGGGAGGCAAGCTCTCCTATCAAGATGGGCGGGTCTGGGTTGAGAGGGTGGCTAGGACGGGTTCTCCCGATTGTTTTATGTTGGTGCCTGCTGGTTCTGATTGTCTTGAGGCTAATAGCTCTGTTCGGGTCCACCTGACAAGGTCACCATTTTCTCGTTAG
- the yidD gene encoding membrane protein insertion efficiency factor YidD encodes MKKPNFAQLPRLFILGLVKVYQYCISPLFPPTCRFTPCCSTYMIQAVEKHGVIRGVALGLWRILRCHPFSKGGYDPVK; translated from the coding sequence ATGAAAAAGCCTAATTTTGCACAGTTACCCCGATTATTTATATTAGGGCTTGTCAAAGTCTACCAATACTGCATTTCTCCACTTTTTCCCCCAACGTGTCGTTTCACGCCCTGTTGTTCAACATATATGATTCAAGCAGTTGAAAAACATGGTGTGATACGAGGTGTTGCACTTGGCCTTTGGCGTATACTCCGCTGTCATCCATTTTCTAAGGGCGGCTATGACCCTGTTAAATGA